In one Actinomyces trachealis genomic region, the following are encoded:
- a CDS encoding recombinase family protein has protein sequence MSVEFIDTPQLNVSTKEGRAMLTIFAAFAQLERETIRERQAEGIAAAKAVGRYTKAPKLTDEQISQARAQVEAGVPKARVARSLGVSRQTLYRALNGVGPYAAA, from the coding sequence GTGTCGGTCGAGTTCATCGACACGCCTCAGCTGAACGTGTCCACCAAGGAAGGGCGCGCGATGCTCACCATCTTCGCCGCCTTCGCCCAGCTGGAGCGTGAGACCATCCGCGAACGTCAGGCCGAGGGCATCGCAGCCGCGAAGGCTGTCGGCCGCTATACCAAGGCCCCCAAGCTCACCGACGAGCAGATCAGCCAGGCTCGGGCGCAGGTTGAGGCGGGCGTGCCCAAGGCGCGCGTCGCCCGCAGCCTTGGCGTGAGCCGCCAGACCCTGTACCGCGCCCTGAACGGCGTCGGCCCCTACGCGGCCGCATGA
- a CDS encoding CopG family transcriptional regulator: protein MNIFDQIKGMSDEDACALLGTTLDKVEADAARYEADDTAGWQFGAPIEGTPELLAAVLRATSVKLYDHELKALDNIAAREGISRSALIRRAIDRELIALA, encoded by the coding sequence ATGAACATCTTTGACCAGATCAAGGGCATGAGCGACGAAGATGCCTGCGCGCTGCTCGGCACCACGCTCGACAAGGTCGAGGCTGACGCCGCCCGCTATGAAGCCGACGACACCGCCGGCTGGCAGTTCGGCGCCCCCATCGAAGGCACCCCCGAGCTGCTCGCCGCCGTCCTGCGTGCCACGTCGGTCAAGCTCTACGACCACGAGCTCAAGGCACTCGACAACATCGCCGCACGCGAGGGAATCAGCCGCTCAGCGCTCATCCGACGAGCCATCGACCGGGAGCTGATCGCCCTGGCCTGA
- a CDS encoding helix-turn-helix domain-containing protein: protein MSYRAMNWAWNLTDLGMAESFILVSLVDQANDDGYCWPSQATLAARSRQSERSVRRNLARLEEHGFIKVVRRSTQGGRRSNLYWLNVGADFSLQTKQPDNLAGCARGHSVRLQYRGKNHQTEPNLTR, encoded by the coding sequence ATGAGCTATCGGGCGATGAACTGGGCCTGGAACCTGACGGACCTGGGTATGGCGGAGTCGTTCATCCTGGTGTCTCTGGTGGACCAGGCCAACGACGACGGCTACTGCTGGCCCTCCCAGGCGACCCTGGCGGCCCGCTCGCGCCAGTCCGAGCGCAGCGTGCGCCGTAACCTGGCGCGCCTGGAGGAGCACGGGTTCATCAAGGTCGTGCGTCGCTCCACGCAGGGCGGGCGTAGGTCGAATCTGTACTGGCTCAACGTGGGTGCCGACTTTTCGTTGCAAACAAAGCAACCGGACAATCTGGCCGGTTGCGCAAGGGGACACAGTGTCCGGTTGCAATACAGAGGAAAGAACCACCAAACCGAACCGAACCTAACCAGGTGA
- a CDS encoding helix-turn-helix domain-containing protein: protein MFAAKMTRVDLGKILGLSASMASRKLHGVVKWTAEDLAILADVFGVTMNDLSPVRTTVGWIPAPYVPGQQKTPALASTGVSVAGEGLEPSTSRL, encoded by the coding sequence ATGTTCGCCGCGAAGATGACTCGTGTAGACCTGGGGAAGATCCTTGGCCTCAGTGCCTCGATGGCGAGCCGCAAGCTGCACGGAGTCGTCAAGTGGACAGCAGAAGATCTCGCAATCCTCGCAGATGTGTTCGGCGTCACCATGAACGACCTGTCACCAGTTCGCACTACTGTCGGCTGGATACCCGCTCCCTACGTGCCCGGGCAGCAGAAAACCCCGGCACTTGCTAGCACCGGGGTGTCCGTAGCGGGGGAGGGACTCGAACCCTCGACCTCACGATTATGA
- a CDS encoding YajQ family cyclic di-GMP-binding protein: MAADSSFDVVSKLDRQEVDNAVNQTAKEISQRYDFRGVDAAISLAGDTITMEANSAERVLAILDVLQSKLFRRGVSLKTLDLGDKEPKPSGKVYKLACPLKEGLNQEVAKKITKAIRDEGPKGVKATIQGDEVRVSSKSRDDLQAVIALLKGLDVDAALQFVNYR, translated from the coding sequence ATGGCTGCAGATTCCTCCTTCGATGTCGTCTCCAAGCTGGACCGCCAGGAGGTGGACAACGCCGTCAACCAGACCGCCAAGGAGATCTCCCAGCGCTACGACTTCCGGGGCGTGGACGCCGCGATCTCTCTTGCCGGGGACACCATCACCATGGAGGCCAACTCCGCTGAACGCGTGCTAGCGATCCTGGACGTGCTGCAGTCCAAGCTCTTCCGCCGCGGCGTGTCCCTCAAGACCCTGGACCTGGGTGACAAGGAGCCTAAGCCCTCCGGCAAGGTCTACAAGCTGGCCTGCCCACTCAAGGAGGGGCTGAACCAGGAGGTTGCCAAGAAGATCACTAAGGCCATCCGGGACGAGGGCCCCAAGGGCGTCAAGGCCACGATCCAGGGGGACGAGGTGCGCGTGTCCTCCAAGTCCCGCGACGACCTCCAGGCGGTCATCGCCCTGCTCAAGGGGCTGGATGTCGACGCCGCCCTGCAGTTCGTCAACTACCGCTGA
- the htpX gene encoding zinc metalloprotease HtpX yields the protein MNHHNGLKTAVLMGGLWTLLLALGWLLARGTGSGVWLFIMPLIGVAQTAYAYWNSDTIAVRSMGAIEVSEAQAPALHAIVRELSAAANQPMPRLYIAPTMSPNAFATGRDPQHAAVCCTQGILQLLGERELRGVLGHELSHVYNRDILTGSVAAGIAGVISSISSMVLWFGGGRDRREAGNTIVLVLVALLAPLAAMITQMAVSRTREFDADHDGAVLTNDPLALASALRKLDGGIAAAPMAPEPRVETVSAMMIANPFGRLRNIFATHPPMDQRIARLERMAGY from the coding sequence GTGAACCACCACAACGGGCTCAAGACCGCCGTCCTCATGGGCGGCCTGTGGACGCTCCTGCTCGCCCTCGGCTGGCTGCTCGCGCGGGGCACGGGCTCGGGCGTCTGGCTGTTCATCATGCCGCTCATCGGCGTGGCCCAGACGGCCTACGCCTACTGGAACTCGGACACGATCGCCGTGCGCTCCATGGGTGCCATAGAGGTGAGTGAGGCCCAGGCCCCGGCCCTGCACGCGATCGTGCGCGAGCTGTCGGCGGCCGCCAACCAGCCGATGCCCCGCCTGTACATCGCCCCGACGATGAGCCCCAACGCCTTCGCCACCGGGCGGGACCCGCAGCACGCCGCCGTGTGCTGCACCCAGGGCATCCTGCAGCTGCTGGGCGAGCGCGAGCTGCGCGGCGTGCTGGGCCACGAGCTCTCCCACGTCTACAACCGGGACATCCTCACGGGCTCTGTAGCCGCCGGGATCGCCGGGGTCATCTCCTCCATCTCCTCCATGGTGCTGTGGTTCGGGGGCGGGCGGGACCGCCGGGAGGCTGGCAACACGATCGTGCTGGTGCTGGTGGCCTTGCTGGCGCCATTGGCGGCCATGATCACCCAGATGGCGGTGTCCCGTACCCGCGAGTTCGACGCCGATCACGACGGCGCGGTGCTCACCAACGACCCACTCGCCCTGGCCAGCGCCCTGCGCAAGCTCGACGGCGGGATCGCCGCGGCCCCGATGGCACCCGAGCCCCGGGTGGAGACGGTCAGCGCGATGATGATCGCCAACCCCTTCGGCCGGTTGCGCAACATCTTCGCCACGCACCCGCCTATGGACCAGCGCATCGCCCGCCTGGAGCGGATGGCCGGGTACTGA
- the ald gene encoding alanine dehydrogenase: MRIGIPTEVKDHEYRVAITPAGVHALVGRGHTVTVQAGAGLGAGITDTDYADVGAHVIADAAEVWGQAEMVIKVKEPVPDEYHLLRRDLVLFTYLHLAADRALTETLLAAGTTTIAYETVADDDGNLPLLAPMSEIAGRLATQVGADCLLRPHGGAGLLLGGAAGVRRGNVVVLGGGTVGTAAARVAAGMGADVTVYDVDPARMRQIEETSGGRIRTRYSTPLDVEAACLGADLVIGAVLVAGERTPHLVSHELVTRMRPGAVLVDVAIDQGGCFEDSRPTTHSEPTFEVEGRVMYCVANMPGAVPQTSTYALTNATLPYVLALADAGWREACQSRRDLARGVSTHDGALYTPGAGQALGLPVADVCALLA; the protein is encoded by the coding sequence ATGCGAATCGGAATCCCCACTGAGGTTAAGGACCACGAGTACCGGGTCGCTATCACCCCGGCCGGAGTGCACGCCCTGGTCGGCCGCGGACACACCGTGACCGTCCAGGCCGGCGCCGGACTGGGAGCGGGCATCACCGATACGGACTACGCCGACGTCGGCGCCCACGTCATCGCCGACGCCGCCGAGGTGTGGGGCCAGGCCGAGATGGTCATCAAGGTCAAGGAACCCGTGCCCGACGAGTACCACCTCCTGCGCCGCGACCTGGTCCTGTTCACCTACCTGCACCTGGCTGCCGACCGAGCCCTGACCGAGACGCTCCTGGCTGCGGGCACCACGACCATCGCCTACGAGACCGTTGCCGACGACGACGGGAACCTGCCGCTGCTGGCGCCCATGTCCGAGATCGCTGGGCGCCTGGCCACCCAGGTGGGGGCCGACTGCCTGCTGCGGCCCCACGGGGGCGCCGGACTGCTGCTGGGCGGTGCCGCCGGGGTGCGACGCGGCAACGTCGTCGTCCTGGGCGGAGGGACCGTCGGCACGGCTGCCGCGCGGGTGGCCGCGGGCATGGGGGCGGACGTCACGGTCTACGACGTCGACCCCGCCCGGATGCGACAGATCGAGGAGACCTCCGGTGGGCGCATCCGCACCCGCTACTCCACGCCCCTGGACGTTGAGGCCGCCTGCCTGGGTGCGGACCTGGTCATCGGGGCGGTGCTCGTGGCCGGTGAGCGCACCCCACACCTGGTCAGTCACGAGCTCGTCACCCGCATGCGGCCCGGGGCGGTGCTGGTGGACGTGGCCATTGATCAGGGCGGCTGCTTCGAGGACTCGCGCCCCACCACCCACTCCGAGCCGACCTTCGAGGTCGAGGGGCGGGTCATGTACTGCGTGGCCAACATGCCCGGGGCGGTACCCCAGACCTCCACCTACGCGCTGACCAACGCGACCCTGCCCTACGTGCTGGCCCTGGCTGACGCGGGCTGGCGTGAGGCCTGCCAGTCCCGGCGCGACCTGGCCCGTGGTGTGAGCACCCACGACGGCGCCCTGTACACCCCGGGAGCCGGGCAGGCTCTGGGCCTGCCGGTGGCTGACGTCTGCGCCCTGCTCGCCTGA
- a CDS encoding FAD-dependent oxidoreductase — protein MSTRPLSVAVIGAGPAGIYASDILSKSGLDVNIDLFERLPAPYGLVRYGVAPDHPRIKQIIVALYKILQRGDIRLIGNVEVGRDVTIAELREHYDAIVLSTGANTDAPLDIPGVDAPECYGGADFVSWYDGHPDHPRTWPLEAKEVAVIGVGNVGLDIARVLAKHAQDLLVTELPQNVAEQLAASPVTDVHVFGRRGPAQVKFTPLELRELGKQPDVDVTVDEEDFEYDEGSQAALAASNQQRQVVKALEGYAMQDPEDLTASHAIHIHLFQAPVEVLTDAEGHVTGLRTERTVLNGDGTVHGTGVFTDWPCQAVYRAVGYASSSVEGLPFDHEHHVLPNEGGRVIGEDGAPLRGIYATGWVRRGPVGLIGSTKSDAQETISNLVADAQAGLLHASTQDDAQVGHDAMLALLTERQVPFTTWEGWELLDAYERELGEKYGEVEVTGGAMKPRERVKVVSREAMTAISRGVGAPADPAALIGQPDPARVPARLRHLLGRGTGAVAH, from the coding sequence GTGAGCACGCGTCCGCTTTCCGTCGCCGTCATCGGCGCAGGCCCCGCCGGCATCTACGCCTCCGACATCCTGTCCAAGTCCGGACTCGACGTGAACATAGATCTCTTCGAGCGTCTCCCCGCCCCCTACGGGCTAGTGCGCTACGGCGTCGCCCCCGACCACCCGCGCATCAAGCAGATCATCGTGGCCCTCTACAAGATCCTGCAGCGCGGCGACATCCGCCTGATCGGCAACGTGGAGGTGGGCCGCGACGTCACCATCGCCGAACTGCGTGAGCACTACGACGCCATCGTGCTGTCCACTGGCGCGAACACCGACGCCCCCCTGGACATCCCTGGCGTAGACGCCCCCGAATGCTACGGCGGCGCCGACTTCGTCTCCTGGTACGACGGCCACCCTGACCACCCCCGCACCTGGCCTCTGGAAGCCAAGGAGGTCGCGGTCATCGGTGTGGGCAACGTGGGCCTGGACATCGCCCGCGTGCTGGCCAAGCACGCCCAGGACCTGCTGGTCACCGAGCTGCCGCAGAACGTGGCGGAGCAGCTGGCCGCCTCCCCGGTCACTGACGTACACGTCTTTGGCCGCCGCGGCCCCGCCCAGGTCAAGTTCACCCCCCTGGAGCTGCGTGAGCTTGGCAAGCAGCCCGACGTGGACGTGACAGTGGACGAGGAGGACTTCGAGTACGACGAAGGCTCCCAGGCCGCCCTGGCCGCCTCCAACCAGCAGCGCCAGGTGGTCAAGGCCCTGGAGGGCTACGCCATGCAGGACCCGGAGGACCTCACCGCCTCCCACGCCATCCACATCCACCTGTTTCAGGCGCCGGTGGAGGTACTCACCGACGCCGAGGGGCACGTCACCGGCCTGCGCACCGAGCGCACCGTCCTGAACGGGGACGGCACCGTGCACGGCACCGGCGTTTTCACCGACTGGCCCTGCCAGGCCGTTTACCGCGCCGTCGGCTACGCCTCCAGCTCGGTGGAGGGCCTACCCTTCGACCACGAGCACCACGTGCTGCCCAACGAGGGCGGCCGGGTGATCGGCGAGGACGGCGCCCCCCTGCGCGGCATCTACGCCACCGGCTGGGTGCGGCGCGGCCCCGTGGGCCTGATCGGCTCCACCAAGTCCGACGCCCAGGAGACCATCAGCAACCTGGTGGCTGACGCGCAGGCAGGGCTACTGCACGCCAGCACACAGGACGACGCCCAGGTGGGGCACGACGCCATGCTCGCCCTGCTCACTGAGCGCCAGGTCCCCTTCACCACCTGGGAGGGCTGGGAGCTGCTCGACGCTTACGAGCGTGAGCTGGGTGAGAAGTACGGAGAGGTTGAGGTGACCGGCGGTGCCATGAAGCCGCGCGAGCGCGTCAAGGTGGTCTCCCGCGAGGCCATGACGGCGATCTCGCGCGGCGTCGGCGCCCCGGCGGACCCGGCGGCGCTCATTGGCCAGCCCGATCCCGCGCGGGTGCCTGCGCGCCTGCGCCACCTTCTGGGACGGGGGACCGGTGCTGTGGCACACTGA
- a CDS encoding polyprenyl synthetase family protein — protein sequence MIGSLPLDAPDLEGRLAAALEAVETRLMEVVSRADEVINAPTSHLAAAGGKRLRPALALLTAQLGDPELATSESVRDAGVTVELTHIATLYHDDVMDDAPLRRGAPSAQTVWGNSAAILTGDLLLSRASQIVAALGQKAVLAHARTFERLCMGQLHETLPRPVGTDPVEHYIQVLADKTGSLIAVAARYGAMLTNAGAETERVVEEFGERIGVAFQLADDVIDLTSDSQTTGKTPGTDLREGVDTMPVLLLRKALAAGTLDSAGQSILSALSTEDLGDDAVLAKVVSKLREHPVLERTQEMAFAWAQDAVAALTGLEEAVAAGTAERLDAAGVVDDAARQLVLADAAARTGVVREGLEKLACLLVDRTA from the coding sequence GTGATCGGATCATTACCGCTTGACGCCCCGGATCTTGAGGGGCGGCTCGCTGCGGCCCTTGAGGCTGTTGAGACCCGGTTAATGGAGGTCGTCTCCCGCGCGGACGAGGTGATCAACGCCCCCACTTCCCATCTGGCTGCCGCTGGCGGCAAGCGTCTAAGGCCCGCCCTGGCCCTCCTGACCGCCCAGTTGGGTGACCCTGAGCTGGCAACCAGTGAGTCTGTCCGGGACGCTGGCGTCACGGTGGAGTTGACGCATATCGCCACGCTCTACCACGACGACGTCATGGATGACGCCCCACTACGCCGTGGCGCCCCCAGCGCCCAGACCGTGTGGGGCAATTCCGCCGCGATCCTTACCGGCGACCTGCTCCTGTCCCGCGCTTCGCAGATTGTGGCCGCACTGGGCCAAAAGGCGGTGCTGGCGCATGCCCGCACCTTCGAGCGACTGTGCATGGGCCAGCTCCATGAGACGCTGCCCCGGCCTGTCGGCACGGACCCGGTGGAGCATTACATCCAGGTGCTTGCGGACAAGACCGGTTCCCTGATTGCTGTGGCAGCCCGTTATGGTGCCATGCTGACCAACGCCGGAGCGGAGACCGAACGGGTCGTGGAGGAGTTCGGGGAGAGGATCGGGGTGGCTTTCCAGCTGGCCGACGACGTCATCGACCTGACCTCAGACTCGCAGACCACAGGCAAGACCCCAGGCACCGACCTGCGTGAAGGCGTAGATACGATGCCGGTGCTGCTCCTGCGCAAGGCCTTGGCGGCAGGCACGCTGGACTCGGCTGGACAGTCGATCCTGTCAGCCCTTTCCACCGAGGATCTGGGTGACGACGCTGTATTGGCCAAGGTGGTCTCCAAGCTGCGGGAGCACCCGGTGTTGGAGCGTACGCAGGAGATGGCATTCGCTTGGGCGCAGGACGCTGTCGCCGCGCTGACAGGGCTGGAGGAGGCTGTGGCCGCCGGGACCGCAGAGCGTCTAGATGCTGCCGGGGTGGTTGACGACGCCGCACGGCAGCTGGTACTGGCGGATGCTGCTGCCCGTACCGGCGTCGTGCGCGAGGGGTTGGAGAAGCTGGCCTGTCTGCTGGTGGATCGCACCGCCTGA
- the nuoN gene encoding NADH-quinone oxidoreductase subunit NuoN, translating to MSTFTAPSIAWSALVPVLIVAGAALLGVLVEALAPRSVRPVTQLALAVLAVLGAAVAIGSRWFQVTSGTFGTITGGLSEDTFAVCAQGIILVIGFLSLLVMGDRTSANDGAFAAQAADRPGSAEETESLHAGWTTSEVYPLALFSLAGMMLFPLATDFISLFVTLELVSLPLYVLAATARHRRLLSQEAALKYFVLGSFASAFLLMGAALLYGFSGRITYAGVATAINSSQSAGGDWLVLAGVVLVTVGLLFKVAAAPFHAWSPDVYQGAPTPITGFMAAGVKAAAFLALVRFYYLVAGNFGWDLAPFLWTVILLTMVVGTVVGIVQMDIKRMLAYSAIAHAGFMLIGLIGFSRLGVISILFYSLAYGVATVGAFGIVSLVRVNHDGTPGAEATELVAWQGLGRRSPLMAAAMGVFLLSFAGIPLTAGFVAKFQVFVAGAQGGAILLVIAAVVSSAATAFFYVRLMVLMFFRDPVEEAGVVSSDGTAAAAILIAALITVAFGVLPEPLLEVLTQAAMLIP from the coding sequence GTGAGCACCTTCACCGCCCCGTCAATCGCCTGGTCGGCGTTGGTCCCAGTCCTGATCGTGGCTGGTGCTGCGCTGCTCGGCGTGCTCGTGGAGGCTTTGGCCCCGCGCTCAGTCCGCCCTGTCACCCAACTGGCGCTCGCCGTGCTGGCGGTGCTGGGTGCCGCCGTCGCCATTGGTAGCCGTTGGTTTCAGGTAACCTCAGGCACCTTTGGCACCATCACCGGGGGGCTGTCTGAGGACACCTTCGCGGTGTGCGCCCAGGGCATCATCCTGGTCATTGGTTTCCTCTCACTGCTGGTGATGGGGGACCGCACCAGTGCCAACGACGGCGCCTTCGCCGCCCAGGCCGCCGACCGCCCCGGCTCCGCTGAGGAGACTGAGTCCTTGCACGCGGGCTGGACCACCTCTGAGGTTTACCCGCTGGCTTTGTTCTCTCTGGCTGGCATGATGTTGTTCCCCTTGGCGACCGACTTCATCTCCCTGTTTGTCACCTTGGAGCTCGTGTCCCTGCCGTTGTATGTGTTGGCGGCCACCGCCCGCCACCGCCGCCTGCTGTCCCAGGAGGCCGCACTGAAGTACTTCGTGCTGGGCTCTTTCGCTTCCGCCTTCCTGCTCATGGGTGCCGCGCTCCTGTATGGCTTCTCCGGCCGCATCACCTACGCGGGCGTAGCCACCGCCATAAACTCTTCCCAGTCCGCTGGGGGGGACTGGCTGGTGTTGGCGGGTGTAGTCCTGGTGACCGTGGGCCTGCTGTTCAAGGTGGCTGCGGCCCCCTTCCATGCCTGGAGCCCGGACGTCTACCAGGGGGCGCCCACTCCCATCACCGGTTTCATGGCAGCAGGGGTCAAGGCTGCAGCCTTCCTGGCCCTGGTGCGCTTCTACTACCTGGTGGCCGGTAACTTTGGCTGGGACCTGGCACCTTTCTTGTGGACCGTCATCTTGCTGACCATGGTCGTGGGCACGGTGGTTGGCATAGTACAGATGGATATCAAGCGGATGCTGGCGTACTCAGCCATCGCGCACGCTGGCTTCATGCTGATTGGCCTGATCGGTTTTAGCCGACTTGGCGTGATCTCCATCCTGTTCTACTCGCTGGCCTACGGCGTGGCCACGGTCGGTGCTTTTGGCATCGTGTCCCTGGTGCGCGTCAACCATGATGGAACCCCGGGGGCGGAAGCCACCGAGCTTGTTGCCTGGCAGGGTCTGGGCCGCCGCAGTCCCCTGATGGCTGCCGCCATGGGCGTGTTCCTGTTGTCCTTCGCAGGCATCCCGCTGACTGCCGGGTTCGTCGCCAAGTTCCAGGTCTTTGTGGCGGGTGCCCAGGGCGGTGCGATCCTGCTGGTGATCGCCGCCGTGGTCTCCTCGGCCGCCACGGCCTTCTTCTACGTCCGCCTCATGGTGCTGATGTTCTTCCGCGACCCGGTGGAGGAGGCTGGCGTCGTCTCCTCTGACGGCACGGCTGCGGCTGCGATCCTGATCGCTGCGCTCATCACGGTGGCCTTCGGCGTGCTGCCCGAGCCTTTGCTGGAGGTCCTTACCCAGGCCGCTATGCTCATCCCGTGA
- a CDS encoding NADH-quinone oxidoreductase subunit M has translation MQSMNAHILTIMVVIPLIGAAVVPWLRSFAREIGLVFSLVALALGVWALAAFNRGDPGTVQLIESYQWIPALGVTWTLGVNALGLAMLLLAVFLVPLVLLASWGEVPADRQGSFTALVLALEAFMVVIFTARDIFLFYICFEAMLVPVYFLIGHFGGPLRQRAALKFLLYSLAGGLVMLVGVVALPVFGSNGQFTYVVDTLAGHVSASTGAARWMFISFMVAFAIKAPMFPVHTWLPDTAEQATPGTSVLLIGVLDKIGTYGMITLCLPLFPEASRWAAPVVLLLAAISIIWGALLAIGQDDLYRMISFTSISHFGFIVMGIFIGSQVAATGAMLYMVAHGLSIAGLYLTVGFLARRTGTTRISELGGMARVMPVLAGTFLVSGLASIALPGLSGFVPEWMVLTGTFSRSIALGVVGLAGVVIAAVYILLPYQRVFTGAPAVERVGLSDLDLREKAVLTPVIIAMFVLGLAPFVLTDGFNTVAEQVTAATTAPVQAAAPASPLTASEGSNK, from the coding sequence ATGCAGTCGATGAATGCACACATTCTGACCATCATGGTGGTCATCCCACTGATCGGGGCCGCCGTGGTCCCGTGGTTGCGCAGCTTCGCGCGGGAGATTGGCCTGGTCTTCTCCCTGGTCGCCCTGGCGTTGGGCGTCTGGGCGCTCGCCGCCTTCAACCGGGGCGACCCCGGCACGGTCCAGCTCATAGAGTCCTACCAGTGGATTCCTGCACTGGGCGTCACCTGGACCTTGGGCGTGAATGCCCTGGGCCTAGCCATGTTGCTGCTAGCCGTGTTCCTGGTGCCGCTGGTCTTGCTGGCCTCCTGGGGTGAGGTTCCCGCAGACCGCCAGGGCAGCTTCACCGCCCTGGTATTGGCGCTGGAGGCTTTCATGGTGGTGATCTTCACTGCCCGGGACATCTTCCTGTTCTACATCTGCTTCGAAGCCATGCTGGTCCCGGTGTACTTCCTCATCGGGCACTTTGGTGGGCCGTTGCGCCAGCGCGCCGCCCTGAAGTTCCTGCTGTACTCCCTGGCTGGCGGTCTGGTCATGCTGGTTGGCGTCGTCGCCTTGCCGGTGTTCGGCTCTAACGGCCAGTTCACCTACGTGGTGGACACCTTGGCCGGTCATGTGAGTGCCTCCACCGGCGCTGCCCGCTGGATGTTTATCAGCTTCATGGTGGCCTTTGCGATCAAGGCTCCCATGTTCCCGGTGCACACCTGGCTGCCTGACACTGCGGAGCAGGCCACCCCAGGCACCTCCGTCCTGCTGATCGGTGTGCTGGACAAGATTGGCACCTACGGCATGATCACCCTGTGCTTGCCTTTGTTCCCGGAGGCTTCGCGCTGGGCCGCGCCCGTGGTGCTGTTGCTGGCTGCCATCTCCATCATCTGGGGCGCCCTGCTGGCCATCGGCCAGGATGACCTCTACCGGATGATCTCCTTCACCTCGATCAGCCACTTTGGCTTCATCGTCATGGGCATCTTCATCGGTTCCCAGGTGGCCGCCACTGGAGCCATGCTCTACATGGTCGCCCATGGCCTGTCCATTGCGGGCCTCTACCTGACGGTCGGCTTCCTGGCCCGCCGTACCGGCACCACCCGCATCAGCGAACTCGGCGGTATGGCGCGCGTCATGCCGGTGCTCGCCGGAACCTTCCTGGTCTCCGGCCTGGCTTCTATCGCTTTGCCCGGCCTGTCCGGCTTCGTTCCGGAGTGGATGGTCCTGACCGGCACTTTCTCCCGCTCTATCGCCTTGGGCGTCGTGGGACTGGCCGGTGTGGTGATCGCCGCCGTCTACATCCTCCTGCCTTACCAGCGGGTTTTCACCGGTGCCCCCGCCGTGGAGCGCGTCGGCCTGTCTGATCTAGACCTGCGGGAGAAGGCGGTGCTCACCCCGGTGATTATCGCTATGTTCGTCCTTGGTTTGGCACCCTTCGTGCTGACCGACGGCTTTAACACCGTCGCTGAGCAGGTCACTGCTGCGACCACCGCACCAGTCCAGGCCGCCGCTCCCGCCAGCCCGCTCACCGCCTCTGAAGGGAGCAACAAGTGA